A region from the Desulfovibrio sp. ZJ209 genome encodes:
- a CDS encoding tRNA (adenine-N1)-methyltransferase, whose product MIPYGSLVIYVTPKGRRYLKRLEAGQDWHSNDGTLASADVAALDFGSVASTNAGVPIRIEEATLHDLLLGVKRQTQIIYAKDIAYICLRLGAGPGRTIVEAGCGSGALTLGLSWFAGPTGHIVSHDTREEFTRLARRNLDWAGLGQNVELHCRDIAEGFAASNADALFLDVRTPWDYLEQALAAVRPGATLGFLLPTVDQVSRLLLGLENGPFAEIEVCELLIRGWKPVADRLRPEDRMTAHTGFLVFCRQQEPSAEFDALGPRGTRERKQEAARQARRDAILEVEEALDEA is encoded by the coding sequence ATGATCCCATACGGCTCCCTCGTCATTTATGTCACGCCCAAGGGGCGCCGCTATCTCAAGAGGCTGGAGGCCGGGCAGGACTGGCACAGCAATGACGGCACCCTCGCGTCGGCGGACGTGGCCGCGCTCGACTTCGGCTCCGTGGCGTCCACCAACGCGGGCGTTCCCATCCGCATCGAGGAGGCCACGCTGCATGACCTGCTGCTCGGCGTGAAGCGCCAGACGCAGATCATCTATGCCAAGGACATCGCCTATATCTGCCTGCGCCTCGGCGCCGGCCCCGGGCGCACCATTGTGGAGGCTGGCTGCGGCTCCGGGGCGCTCACCCTGGGCCTTTCGTGGTTCGCCGGGCCCACGGGCCATATCGTGAGCCACGACACCCGCGAGGAGTTCACGCGCCTTGCGCGCCGCAACCTCGACTGGGCCGGGCTTGGCCAAAACGTGGAGCTCCATTGCCGCGACATCGCCGAGGGCTTTGCCGCGAGCAATGCGGACGCGCTCTTTCTCGATGTGCGCACTCCGTGGGACTATCTGGAACAGGCGCTTGCCGCGGTGCGGCCCGGCGCCACCCTGGGCTTCCTCCTGCCCACGGTGGACCAGGTGAGCCGGCTGCTGCTCGGGCTGGAGAACGGCCCCTTCGCCGAGATCGAGGTCTGCGAGCTCTTGATCCGCGGCTGGAAGCCCGTGGCCGACCGCCTGCGGCCCGAAGACAGGATGACCGCGCACACGGGCTTTCTGGTCTTCTGCCGCCAGCAGGAGCCGAGCGCGGAATTTGACGCCCTCGGGCCGCGGGGCACGCGCGAGCGCAAGCAGGAGGCGGCCCGGCAGGCCCGGCGCGACGCCATCCTCGAGGTGGAAGAAGCCCTCGACGAGGCTTGA
- a CDS encoding SMR family transporter — protein MNPWLILLTAGPFEMGWPLGFKLAQTAPAWRVPAIGFSIVSMAMSGLLLYLAQRHIAIGTAYAVWTGIGAAGTFCLGVLLFGDAPSAGRIAGVALIICGVAALKLF, from the coding sequence ATGAATCCCTGGCTCATCCTGCTCACTGCCGGCCCTTTTGAGATGGGCTGGCCGCTCGGCTTCAAGCTGGCGCAGACGGCGCCGGCATGGCGCGTCCCGGCCATCGGCTTTTCCATCGTGAGCATGGCCATGAGCGGCCTTTTGCTCTACCTCGCGCAGCGGCACATCGCCATCGGCACGGCCTATGCCGTCTGGACGGGCATCGGCGCCGCCGGCACCTTCTGCCTCGGCGTCCTCCTGTTCGGCGATGCCCCGAGCGCCGGGCGCATCGCGGGTGTCGCGCTCATCATCTGCGGCGTGGCCGCGCTCAAGCTCTTCTGA
- a CDS encoding heavy metal translocating P-type ATPase, which yields MTDAHGGGAAQASPLRFDIGGMHCAACSSRIERVTGRLPDVEKVSVNLATARAEVWPAPGDADAVRREFMAAVAKLGFTATPAVSEDAEARFAEAKAKARADRKKRLGRLWPMVILSVPLLLVSMGHMLGLPLPAWLEPHGSPRAFILVQLCLTLPVVWLGRHFYVDGLAALFRRSPNMDSLVAVGTGAAFLYSLVNTVLGLMGNDPAWRAMNLYYESCAVLLTMIEFGQFLEATAKQRAGDAMGALMSLAPETALRLASPDATPDEVPLSAVEVGDLLLVRPGARVPVDGTVEKGISAVDLSLLTGESIPVPVAPGDSLTAGSVNGEGPLVMRAVAVGGNTRLARIVRLVQEAQGSKAPIARLADRVSYYFVPAVMALATLSALCWLFFSAEPVTTALTVFVAVLVMACPCAMGLATPMSVMVGTGRGAQLGVLIKNGAALERAGKITALAVDKTGTLTTGRPELTAIIPLAPGAGGLDEPELLGLAAALEGRSEHPLGLAIIRAGKERGCPLCVVEDARIAPGLGIEGRVGLAGKAWNVAVGSAAFMRSRGHELSPEVSARLDTLAGEGQTPLLMSLAPAETEDGVPAPDQMVAIFALADGLRPESAAVVKRLRGMGLRVVMLTGDNARTAEAVAKLAGIDEVAAGLLPAEKADHVRRLQEEGQVVGMVGDGLNDAPALALADVGMAVGTGVDVSAEAGDIVLMRGGMEAVLAALELSRATMRNIRENLGWAFGYNILGLPVAAGLLHVFGGPMLSPMIGGIAMALSSFSVVSNALRLRFFKVKTKVA from the coding sequence ATGACGGATGCGCACGGCGGGGGCGCGGCCCAGGCCTCACCCCTGCGCTTTGATATTGGCGGCATGCACTGCGCGGCCTGCTCCTCGCGCATCGAGCGCGTGACCGGGCGCCTGCCCGACGTGGAGAAGGTGAGCGTCAACCTCGCCACGGCCCGGGCCGAGGTCTGGCCCGCGCCCGGCGACGCCGACGCCGTGCGCCGCGAATTCATGGCCGCCGTGGCCAAGCTCGGCTTCACCGCCACCCCGGCCGTGAGCGAGGACGCGGAGGCGCGCTTTGCCGAGGCCAAGGCCAAAGCCCGCGCCGACCGCAAAAAGCGGCTCGGGCGCCTGTGGCCCATGGTCATCCTTTCCGTGCCGCTGCTCCTCGTCTCCATGGGGCACATGCTCGGGCTGCCGCTGCCCGCGTGGCTCGAGCCGCACGGCTCCCCCCGGGCCTTCATCCTCGTGCAGCTCTGTCTCACGCTGCCCGTGGTCTGGCTCGGGCGGCATTTTTATGTGGACGGCCTGGCCGCGCTGTTCCGCCGCTCGCCCAACATGGACAGCCTCGTGGCCGTGGGCACGGGCGCGGCCTTTCTCTACAGCCTCGTGAACACGGTGCTCGGGCTCATGGGCAACGACCCCGCCTGGCGCGCCATGAACCTCTATTATGAGTCCTGCGCCGTGCTGCTCACCATGATCGAGTTCGGCCAGTTCCTCGAGGCCACGGCCAAGCAACGCGCGGGCGACGCCATGGGCGCGCTCATGAGCCTGGCGCCCGAAACGGCCCTGCGCCTCGCAAGCCCGGACGCGACGCCCGACGAGGTGCCGCTCTCGGCCGTGGAGGTGGGCGACCTGCTCCTCGTGCGGCCCGGGGCCCGCGTGCCGGTGGACGGCACCGTGGAAAAGGGCATCAGCGCCGTGGACCTCTCCCTGCTGACGGGCGAATCCATCCCCGTGCCCGTGGCCCCGGGCGACAGCCTTACCGCCGGCAGCGTCAACGGCGAGGGGCCGCTCGTCATGCGCGCGGTGGCCGTGGGCGGCAACACGCGGCTCGCGCGCATCGTGCGCCTCGTGCAGGAGGCCCAGGGCAGCAAGGCGCCCATCGCGCGCCTGGCCGACAGGGTGAGTTATTATTTCGTGCCCGCGGTCATGGCGCTGGCGACGCTTTCCGCGCTCTGCTGGCTTTTCTTCAGCGCCGAGCCCGTCACCACCGCGCTCACGGTCTTCGTGGCCGTGCTCGTCATGGCCTGCCCCTGCGCCATGGGCCTCGCCACGCCCATGTCCGTCATGGTGGGCACTGGCCGCGGCGCGCAGCTCGGCGTGCTCATCAAGAACGGCGCCGCCCTCGAGCGCGCGGGCAAGATCACGGCGCTCGCCGTGGACAAGACCGGGACGCTGACCACGGGCCGGCCCGAGCTCACGGCGATAATCCCGCTGGCGCCGGGCGCCGGCGGCCTCGACGAGCCTGAATTGCTCGGCCTCGCCGCCGCCCTGGAGGGCCGGAGCGAGCATCCGCTCGGCCTCGCCATCATCCGGGCCGGCAAGGAGCGGGGCTGCCCCCTCTGCGTTGTGGAGGACGCGCGCATCGCGCCCGGCCTCGGCATCGAGGGCCGCGTGGGCCTCGCCGGGAAGGCCTGGAACGTGGCTGTGGGCAGCGCGGCCTTCATGCGCTCGCGCGGGCACGAGCTCTCGCCCGAGGTATCGGCCCGGCTCGACACCCTGGCCGGTGAGGGGCAGACGCCCCTGCTCATGTCGCTGGCGCCCGCGGAGACGGAGGACGGCGTGCCGGCGCCCGACCAGATGGTCGCCATCTTCGCGCTGGCCGACGGCCTCAGGCCCGAATCCGCCGCGGTGGTGAAGCGCCTGCGCGGCATGGGCCTGCGGGTGGTCATGCTCACCGGCGACAATGCGCGCACGGCCGAGGCGGTGGCGAAGCTCGCGGGCATCGACGAGGTGGCGGCGGGGCTCTTGCCGGCGGAAAAGGCCGACCATGTGCGCCGCCTGCAGGAGGAGGGCCAGGTGGTGGGCATGGTGGGCGACGGCCTCAACGACGCCCCGGCTCTGGCGCTGGCCGATGTGGGCATGGCCGTGGGCACGGGCGTTGACGTGAGCGCCGAGGCCGGCGACATCGTGCTCATGCGCGGCGGCATGGAGGCCGTGCTCGCCGCGCTGGAGCTTTCGCGCGCCACCATGCGCAACATCAGGGAGAACCTCGGCTGGGCCTTTGGCTACAATATCCTCGGCCTGCCCGTGGCCGCGGGCCTCCTGCACGTGTTCGGGGGCCCCATGCTCTCGCCCATGATCGGCGGCATCGCCATGGCGCTTTCGTCCTTCTCGGTGGTGAGCAACGCCTTGCGCCTGCGCTTCTTCAAGGTGAAGACCAAGGTCGCGTGA
- a CDS encoding heavy metal-associated domain-containing protein, with translation MATLKVNGMHCENCKNAVEKAVSAIPGVKSAKVDLDKKELQYEEEDKNMPIALDIIMGAIRDLGYEPEHQRP, from the coding sequence ATGGCTACCCTGAAAGTCAATGGCATGCACTGCGAGAACTGCAAGAACGCTGTGGAAAAGGCCGTTTCCGCCATCCCGGGCGTCAAGAGCGCCAAGGTCGACCTCGACAAGAAAGAGCTCCAGTACGAAGAGGAAGACAAGAACATGCCCATCGCGCTCGACATCATCATGGGCGCCATCCGCGACCTGGGCTACGAACCGGAGCACCAGCGCCCGTAG
- the guaB gene encoding IMP dehydrogenase — translation MFTNRGKALTFDDILLIPGYSDITPDAVDITTWLTPSIPLRIPLLSAAMDTVTESAMAISMARMGGIGVIHKNMPIARQRLEVERVKKSESGMILDPVTISSGQTVQEALDLMRDYRVSGLPVVDGDTLVGILTNRDVRFVEDASAVRVAEVMTGDRLITVPMGTSLEEAKHHLHEHRIEKLLVVDENKRLRGLITMKDIDKVQKYPNACKDANGRLRVGAAIGIGKDSEARAAQLLEAGADVLVLDSAHGHSVNVLNAIRNVKASFPNCQLIAGNVATYEGARAILEAGADAVKVGIGPGSICTTRIVAGVGVPQVTAVMDGGRAAREMDRCCIADGGIKFSGDIVKALVVGAHSVMIGSLFAGTEESPGETILYQGRTYKIYRGMGSIDAMKEGSSDRYFQEKTKKLVPEGIVGRVPYRGPVMEAVYQLMGGLRSGMGYVGAHNLDDLFRNTTFCEISAAGLRESHVHDVVITKEAPNYRMEN, via the coding sequence ATGTTCACCAATCGCGGCAAGGCGCTGACCTTTGACGACATCCTGCTTATTCCGGGATATTCCGACATCACGCCCGACGCCGTGGACATCACGACCTGGCTCACCCCGTCCATCCCCCTGCGCATCCCCCTGCTCTCCGCGGCCATGGACACGGTGACGGAATCGGCCATGGCCATCTCCATGGCCCGCATGGGCGGCATCGGCGTCATCCACAAGAACATGCCCATAGCCCGGCAGCGGCTTGAGGTCGAGCGCGTCAAGAAAAGCGAAAGCGGCATGATCCTCGACCCGGTGACCATCTCCTCCGGCCAGACCGTGCAGGAGGCGCTTGACCTGATGCGCGATTACCGCGTTTCGGGCCTCCCGGTGGTGGACGGCGACACGCTCGTGGGCATCCTCACCAACCGCGATGTCCGCTTCGTGGAGGACGCCAGCGCCGTGCGCGTGGCCGAGGTCATGACCGGCGACCGCCTCATCACCGTGCCCATGGGCACCTCGCTCGAAGAGGCCAAGCACCATCTCCATGAGCACCGCATCGAGAAACTCCTCGTGGTGGACGAGAACAAGCGCCTGCGCGGCCTTATCACCATGAAAGACATCGACAAGGTGCAGAAATATCCCAACGCCTGCAAGGACGCCAACGGGCGCCTGCGCGTGGGCGCGGCCATCGGCATCGGCAAGGATTCCGAAGCGCGGGCAGCGCAGCTCCTCGAGGCCGGGGCGGATGTGCTCGTGCTGGATTCGGCGCACGGCCATTCCGTCAACGTGCTCAACGCCATCCGCAACGTCAAGGCGAGCTTCCCCAACTGCCAGCTCATCGCGGGCAATGTGGCCACCTACGAGGGCGCGCGCGCCATCCTCGAGGCCGGCGCGGACGCGGTCAAGGTGGGCATCGGGCCCGGTTCCATCTGCACCACGCGCATCGTGGCCGGCGTGGGCGTGCCGCAGGTCACGGCGGTCATGGACGGCGGCCGCGCCGCGCGCGAGATGGACCGCTGCTGCATCGCCGACGGCGGCATCAAGTTTTCCGGCGACATCGTCAAGGCCCTCGTGGTGGGCGCGCACTCGGTGATGATCGGCTCGCTCTTCGCCGGCACCGAGGAAAGCCCGGGCGAGACTATCCTCTACCAAGGGCGCACCTACAAGATCTATCGCGGCATGGGCTCCATCGACGCCATGAAGGAAGGCAGCTCGGACCGCTACTTCCAGGAAAAGACCAAGAAGCTCGTGCCCGAGGGCATCGTGGGCCGCGTGCCCTACCGCGGCCCGGTCATGGAGGCCGTGTACCAGCTCATGGGGGGCCTCAGGTCCGGCATGGGCTATGTGGGCGCGCACAACCTGGACGACCTCTTCCGCAACACCACCTTCTGCGAGATCTCGGCGGCGGGCCTGCGCGAAAGCCATGTGCACGACGTGGTCATCACCAAGGAAGCGCCCAATTACCGCATGGAAAACTAG
- the guaA gene encoding glutamine-hydrolyzing GMP synthase, which translates to MPHSRVIIIDYGSQVTQLIARRTREAGVYSEIHSCVTPAAEVAAMRPSAIILSGGPASVGEKDAPKLDPGLLELGVPVLGICYGMQLIARQLGGELAQSLTREYGPAELTMTAPCALWTGLDRKAPTRVWMSHGDKVAAVPPGFTVTGSTETLAIAAMADEARKIYAVQFHPEVHHSADGERMLENFLFEVADCTPDWTMASFVERAVAEAAEKVGEKHVVCALSGGIDSTVVAALLQRAIGDRLHCIFVDNGLLRFNEAEEVSTFLREHFHLNLTVVDARERFLTLLKGVEDPEKKRMIIGHAFIDIFQEEAEKLPQVDFLAQGTLYPDVIESVSHKGPSAVIKSHHNVGGLPETMKLALIEPLRELFKDEVRKVAAELGMPDSIVWRHPFPGPGLAIRVLGEVREDRLDILRRADRIVQEELRAAGWYRKVWQGFAVLLPLRTVGVMGDGRTYENVIALRVVDSVDAMTADWSRLPPELLARISGRIISEVKGVNRVVYDISSKPPSTIEWE; encoded by the coding sequence ATGCCGCACTCCAGGGTCATCATCATCGACTACGGCTCGCAGGTCACGCAGCTCATCGCCCGCAGGACGCGCGAGGCGGGCGTGTATTCCGAGATCCATTCCTGCGTCACGCCGGCCGCGGAGGTGGCGGCCATGCGGCCCTCGGCCATCATCCTTTCCGGGGGGCCGGCCAGCGTGGGCGAAAAGGACGCGCCGAAGCTCGACCCCGGCCTGCTTGAGCTCGGCGTGCCCGTGCTCGGCATCTGCTACGGCATGCAGCTCATCGCGCGGCAGCTTGGCGGCGAGCTCGCGCAGTCCCTGACGCGGGAATACGGCCCCGCCGAGCTCACCATGACCGCGCCCTGCGCCCTCTGGACGGGCCTTGACCGCAAGGCCCCGACGCGCGTGTGGATGAGCCACGGCGACAAGGTGGCGGCCGTGCCGCCCGGCTTCACCGTGACGGGCAGCACCGAGACCCTCGCCATCGCCGCCATGGCCGACGAGGCACGCAAGATCTACGCCGTGCAGTTCCACCCCGAGGTGCACCACAGCGCGGACGGCGAGCGCATGCTCGAAAACTTCCTTTTCGAGGTGGCGGACTGCACGCCGGACTGGACCATGGCCTCCTTTGTGGAGCGCGCCGTGGCCGAGGCCGCGGAAAAGGTGGGCGAGAAGCATGTTGTCTGCGCGCTTTCCGGCGGCATCGACTCCACCGTGGTGGCGGCGCTGCTCCAGCGGGCCATCGGCGACCGGCTGCACTGCATCTTTGTGGACAACGGCCTCTTGCGCTTCAACGAGGCCGAGGAAGTCTCCACCTTTTTACGCGAGCATTTTCATCTCAACCTCACGGTGGTGGACGCGCGCGAGCGCTTCCTCACCCTGCTCAAGGGCGTGGAAGACCCGGAGAAAAAGCGCATGATCATCGGCCACGCCTTCATCGACATCTTCCAGGAGGAGGCCGAGAAGCTGCCGCAGGTGGACTTTCTCGCCCAGGGCACGCTCTACCCCGATGTCATCGAGTCCGTCTCGCACAAGGGGCCGAGCGCGGTCATCAAGAGCCATCACAATGTGGGGGGCCTGCCCGAGACCATGAAGCTCGCGCTCATCGAGCCCCTGCGCGAGCTCTTCAAGGACGAGGTGCGCAAGGTGGCGGCCGAGCTCGGCATGCCGGATTCCATCGTCTGGCGGCATCCCTTCCCCGGGCCCGGGCTCGCCATCCGCGTGCTCGGCGAGGTGCGCGAGGACAGGCTCGACATCCTGCGCCGGGCCGACAGGATCGTGCAGGAGGAATTGCGCGCCGCCGGCTGGTATCGCAAGGTCTGGCAGGGCTTCGCCGTGCTTCTGCCGCTGCGCACCGTGGGCGTCATGGGCGACGGCCGCACCTACGAGAACGTCATCGCGCTGCGCGTGGTGGACAGCGTGGACGCCATGACCGCGGACTGGTCGCGCCTGCCGCCCGAGCTGCTGGCGCGCATCTCCGGGCGCATCATCAGCGAGGTCAAGGGCGTCAACCGCGTGGTCTACGACATTTCCTCCAAGCCGCCCAGCACCATCGAGTGGGAATAG
- a CDS encoding twin-arginine translocase TatA/TatE family subunit codes for MFGIGSTELLVILLVALIVLGPKSLAKVSRGLGKAMGEFRRVSTDFQRTLNAESAEADLREQEAARRRKEAAGTAAAEKPAPAQPAPEAAAAAGEADSLTPPEGSPLAEALAKARAEAEAATGAAPDSGKASPAAPGASGAASAGPPEDGPRA; via the coding sequence ATGTTCGGCATCGGCAGCACCGAACTCCTCGTCATCCTCCTGGTGGCGCTCATCGTGCTTGGGCCCAAGAGCCTCGCCAAGGTGTCCCGCGGCCTCGGCAAGGCCATGGGCGAATTCCGGCGCGTCTCCACGGATTTTCAGCGCACCCTCAATGCCGAATCCGCCGAGGCCGATTTGCGCGAGCAGGAGGCGGCCCGCCGCCGCAAGGAGGCCGCCGGCACAGCGGCCGCGGAAAAGCCGGCGCCGGCGCAACCCGCGCCTGAAGCCGCGGCTGCAGCAGGCGAAGCCGACAGCCTGACCCCGCCGGAGGGCAGCCCGCTCGCCGAAGCCCTCGCCAAGGCCCGGGCCGAGGCCGAGGCCGCAACGGGAGCCGCCCCCGACAGCGGGAAGGCGTCACCGGCCGCGCCCGGTGCGTCTGGGGCTGCCTCTGCCGGCCCGCCCGAGGACGGTCCGCGCGCATGA
- the tatC gene encoding twin-arginine translocase subunit TatC, producing MSNTTPPQKPAPFETSLSGPEWQPDTEAGAGAPPGGPPPSSDTLPQAPEPSEPPATPPEGQAPAPQDAPGAEGGEPMGLMDHLSELRSRLVRCCIAVGIGFGICWAVVDPIFDVLIHPLLAVLPAGTHAQYTTLPEAFFTRMYIAFVAGVFLASPAIFYQIWAFVAPGLYDEEKRHILPIAFLSAVFFIAGGAFCYFIVFPFAFSFFVSYSTPDIVITPKVSDYLSFVLKLLIAFGLIFEMPIFTLFLARMGILTAAMMRRGRRYAIVGIFILAAILTPPDVVSQLLMACPMLLLYEGSIWVAAAFGKKRKAPAEEAPEKGGEGTAQDGPEHDTGTTPGASPEEQP from the coding sequence ATGAGCAACACCACTCCCCCGCAGAAACCGGCCCCCTTCGAGACTTCCCTTTCCGGCCCTGAATGGCAGCCGGACACGGAGGCCGGGGCCGGCGCGCCACCGGGCGGCCCTCCGCCCTCGTCCGACACCCTCCCCCAAGCCCCCGAACCTTCCGAGCCGCCGGCCACGCCGCCCGAAGGCCAGGCACCGGCCCCGCAGGACGCCCCCGGGGCCGAGGGCGGCGAGCCCATGGGCCTCATGGACCATCTCTCCGAGCTGCGCAGCCGCCTCGTGCGCTGCTGCATCGCCGTGGGCATCGGCTTCGGCATCTGCTGGGCCGTGGTGGACCCCATTTTCGATGTCCTCATCCATCCGCTGCTCGCCGTGCTGCCGGCCGGCACCCACGCCCAGTATACCACGCTCCCCGAGGCTTTCTTCACGCGCATGTATATCGCCTTCGTGGCGGGCGTCTTTTTGGCGAGCCCGGCCATCTTCTACCAAATTTGGGCCTTTGTGGCGCCCGGCCTCTATGATGAGGAAAAGCGCCACATCCTGCCCATCGCCTTTCTCTCGGCCGTCTTTTTCATCGCCGGCGGCGCCTTCTGCTATTTCATCGTCTTCCCCTTCGCGTTCAGCTTTTTCGTGAGCTATTCCACGCCCGACATCGTCATTACGCCCAAGGTGAGCGACTACCTGAGCTTCGTGCTCAAATTGCTCATCGCCTTCGGCCTGATCTTCGAGATGCCCATCTTCACGCTCTTTCTCGCGCGCATGGGCATCCTCACCGCGGCCATGATGCGCAGGGGGCGGCGTTACGCCATCGTGGGCATCTTCATCCTCGCGGCCATCCTCACGCCGCCGGACGTGGTCTCCCAACTGCTCATGGCCTGCCCCATGCTCCTCCTCTATGAGGGGAGCATCTGGGTGGCCGCGGCCTTCGGCAAGAAGCGCAAGGCCCCGGCGGAAGAAGCGCCGGAAAAGGGCGGAGAAGGCACCGCACAGGATGGCCCCGAACACGACACCGGCACGACGCCGGGCGCAAGCCCCGAGGAGCAGCCATGA
- a CDS encoding imidazoleglycerol-phosphate dehydratase, translating into MSDALPLRRAEFARGTRETAIRAALTLDGAGETDVHTGIGLLDHLLTLTMFWAEMDLSLSCKGDLEVDGHHSAEDTGLAVGTALREALGDRAGIARVGHGRVPMDEALADVVVDLSGRPWLEWRGDELLPPVIAGEEKDLWREFYKALASAARCNLHISFLYGKNGHHLLESAAKGLGLALGQAVRRRGTHIRSTKGGLDS; encoded by the coding sequence ATGAGCGACGCCCTCCCCCTCCGGCGCGCGGAATTCGCGCGCGGCACCAGGGAAACGGCCATCCGCGCCGCCCTCACCCTCGACGGCGCGGGCGAGACCGACGTGCATACCGGCATCGGCCTCCTCGACCACCTGCTCACGCTCACCATGTTCTGGGCGGAGATGGATCTCTCCCTCAGCTGCAAGGGCGACCTCGAGGTGGACGGGCACCACAGCGCGGAAGACACGGGCCTCGCCGTGGGCACGGCCCTGCGCGAGGCCCTGGGCGACCGCGCCGGCATCGCCCGCGTGGGCCACGGCCGCGTGCCCATGGACGAGGCGCTGGCCGACGTGGTCGTCGACCTCTCCGGGCGCCCGTGGCTGGAGTGGCGGGGCGACGAGCTGTTGCCCCCGGTCATCGCCGGGGAGGAGAAAGACCTCTGGCGCGAGTTTTACAAGGCCCTCGCCAGCGCGGCGCGCTGCAACCTGCATATCTCCTTTTTGTACGGCAAGAACGGGCATCACCTCCTCGAATCGGCGGCCAAGGGCCTCGGGCTCGCGCTCGGGCAGGCCGTGCGCCGCAGGGGGACGCACATCAGAAGCACCAAGGGAGGCCTGGACTCATGA
- the hisA gene encoding 1-(5-phosphoribosyl)-5-[(5-phosphoribosylamino)methylideneamino]imidazole-4-carboxamide isomerase, which yields MIIFPAVDIKGGKAVRLRRGRADDATVFADDPAEAARHWERLGARWLHVVDLDGAFEGHAASAAIVGRICGGTAIPVQLGGGIRDADAARAYLDAGVTRLIIGTMALEEPENFAALCRAWPGKIGVSLDAADGKLKSRGWVADTGLAVSDVLPRLEDAGAAFIIYTDIERDGMHSGVNADALARLVRAAHVPVIAAGGVSTLEDVRRLYPLAREGLEGVISGRALYEGTLDLPAALAWVEAREARA from the coding sequence GTGATCATCTTTCCCGCGGTCGACATCAAGGGGGGCAAGGCGGTGCGGCTGCGCCGCGGCCGCGCGGACGACGCCACCGTCTTCGCGGACGACCCGGCCGAGGCCGCGCGCCACTGGGAGCGCCTGGGCGCCCGCTGGCTGCATGTGGTGGACCTGGACGGCGCCTTTGAAGGCCACGCGGCCAGCGCGGCCATCGTGGGCCGCATCTGCGGGGGGACGGCCATCCCCGTGCAGCTCGGCGGGGGCATCCGCGATGCGGACGCGGCCCGCGCCTACCTTGACGCCGGCGTCACGCGGCTCATTATCGGGACCATGGCGCTGGAGGAACCGGAAAACTTCGCGGCGCTCTGCCGCGCCTGGCCGGGGAAGATCGGCGTTTCGCTGGACGCTGCCGACGGAAAGCTCAAGAGCCGGGGCTGGGTGGCCGACACGGGCCTCGCCGTGTCGGATGTGCTGCCGCGCCTCGAGGACGCGGGAGCGGCCTTCATCATCTATACGGATATCGAGCGCGACGGCATGCACAGCGGCGTCAATGCGGACGCGCTCGCGCGCCTCGTGCGCGCGGCGCATGTGCCGGTCATCGCGGCCGGTGGCGTGTCCACGCTGGAGGATGTCCGGCGGCTCTACCCGCTCGCCCGGGAAGGCCTTGAAGGCGTCATCAGCGGCCGCGCCCTCTACGAAGGCACGCTCGACCTCCCGGCGGCCCTAGCCTGGGTGGAGGCGCGGGAGGCCCGCGCCTAG